The Fusobacterium varium genome includes the window AAAATTAGATAAAATCTAAATATGAAAATTTTTGTAAGAATGAGAGGAGAAAATTTTGGATAGAAAAAAGTTGCAAAGTTTATTTTCTGAAATAGATAGTACCTTAATAGGAAGTTTCTGTGATGATATAGAGCTATGTCAGCAGATAGATTATCCAGTATATACTAAATATTTTTACCCACCACAATTTTGGAGTAGATTGAATAGTATAAATGAAGGGGTAGATTTTGAAACAATTGGATTAAATGATAGCTGTGAAAAAAGAATGATAGGAATAATCCCAAAAGATTTTGATAGAGAATTTTTAGAATTTCCTGTAAAATATTTTAAAATAATAAATAGTTCAAAATTTAAAGAGTTAGAGCACAAACATTTTTTAGGGACAATAATGTCTTTAGGGATAAAAAGAGAGATATTAGGGGATTTAATAGTAAAAAATGGTGTTTGTTATGGTATAATAAATGAAGAGCTATTTGATTTTTTAGTTGATAATTTAAAAGAGATAGGTAAAACTCCAGTAAAGATTGAGGAGATAAAATTTCAAGAGATACCTGAAAGTGAATTTATAGATATTGTAGAAAGTGTAGCATCAATG containing:
- a CDS encoding RNA-binding protein: MDRKKLQSLFSEIDSTLIGSFCDDIELCQQIDYPVYTKYFYPPQFWSRLNSINEGVDFETIGLNDSCEKRMIGIIPKDFDREFLEFPVKYFKIINSSKFKELEHKHFLGTIMSLGIKREILGDLIVKNGVCYGIINEELFDFLVDNLKEIGKTPVKIEEIKFQEIPESEFIDIVESVASMRFDVIVSALGNFSRNDGSEKIEAGEVLLNYGMEKEKSRVIKEKDIISIRKKGKFIIESILGETKKGKTRILAKKFS